A stretch of the Perca flavescens isolate YP-PL-M2 chromosome 3, PFLA_1.0, whole genome shotgun sequence genome encodes the following:
- the LOC114552325 gene encoding ras-related protein ORAB-1: MNPEYDYLFKLLLIGDSGVGKSCLLLRFADDTYTESYISTIGVDFKIRTIDMDGKTVKLQIWDTAGQERFRTITSSYYRGAHGIIIVYDVTEQESFNNVRQWLDEIDRYACENVSRLLVGNKCDLVSKKVVDAGTAQDLASSLKIPFLETSAKSADNVERAFLTMASEIHKRVASEGGGVQAESKEARAQSAKISSTPLWLGGETQTQEAGNCC; encoded by the exons ATGAATCCTGAATA TGACTACCTGTTCAAACTTCTTCTGATCGGTGACTCTGGAGTCGGAAAGTCATGTCTGCTGCTGCGCTTTGCG GATGACACCTACACCGAGAGCTACATCTCCACCATCGGAGTCGACTTCAAGATCAGGACCATCGACATGGACGGGAAGACGGTGAAACTACAGATT TGGGACACAGCAGGTCAGGAGAGGTTTCGAACCATCACCTCCAGCTACTACAGAGGGGCGCACGGCATCATCATCGTCTACGACGTCACCGAGCAG GAGTCCTTTAACAATGTGAGGCAGTGGCTGGACGAGATAGATCGCTACGCCTGTGAAAACGTCTCCAGGCTGCTGGTGGGGAACAAGTGTGACCTCGTTAGTAAGAAAGTGGTGGACGCCGGCACCGCTCAG GACCTGGCCTCGTCTCTTAAGATCCCCTTCCTGGAGACGAGTGCTAAGAGCGCTGATAACGTGGAGAGGGCTTTCCTCACCATGGCCTCTGAGATCCACAAGCGCGTGGCCAGCGAGGGAGGGGGGGTGCAGGCCGAGTCGAAGGAGGCCAGGGCCCAGAGTGCCAAGATCAGCAGCACCCCCCTGTGGCTGGGAGGGGAGACACAGACGCAGGAGGCCGGTAACTGCTGCTGA